Proteins encoded by one window of Sulfurospirillum barnesii SES-3:
- the nadB gene encoding L-aspartate oxidase, protein MKTSYDVLIIGTGIAGLSAALALPKTLNVLLIAKDYAWECNTFYAQGGVAVAKDDADIALHVKDTLEAGAGHCNAEAVNVLCAEGPRAISKLIDSGFEFDKDASGQLLYTKEAAHSTNRILHAGGDATGRYIHLFLMQQLPFPILYNTQVTDLLIKEGECFGARVFHNDKIFNLYAKKVIIASGGVGSLYEYHTNARTISADMQGICLSHGIQLDDMEMMQFHPTVFVLGKSVRKQLLSESLRGEGAMIVDEDGKRFVFEYDKRGELAPRDVVSRAIFGHKQKTGKNVFLDLSAFSPEHFKERFPSIYFNMQNMGYDVPAQRVPISPAFHYSMGGIKTNLHAEVLHVKDLYAIGECAHTGVHGANRLASNSLLEGLVFALRVAHAVEISIDNAKEVCLFSEEEHALMQENDKTLKNELRDLMWCYAGILRNKEGLGKAYERVEAMLKLPIGRLLTLRLLVSKEIITSALRRKKSLGAHYLSERKM, encoded by the coding sequence ATGAAAACCTCTTACGATGTGCTGATTATTGGCACAGGTATTGCAGGATTGAGTGCAGCATTAGCCTTACCAAAAACCTTAAATGTTCTCTTGATTGCTAAAGATTACGCATGGGAGTGCAATACATTTTATGCCCAAGGTGGGGTGGCGGTTGCAAAAGATGATGCAGATATTGCCTTACATGTAAAGGACACCCTAGAAGCTGGCGCAGGGCATTGCAATGCAGAAGCGGTGAATGTTTTATGTGCCGAGGGACCTCGTGCAATTTCAAAACTGATTGATAGCGGATTTGAATTTGATAAAGATGCCTCAGGTCAGTTACTCTATACCAAAGAAGCAGCGCACAGCACGAACCGTATTTTGCATGCGGGTGGGGATGCAACGGGTCGGTATATTCACCTCTTTTTAATGCAACAACTCCCTTTTCCCATTCTCTATAACACGCAAGTGACAGACCTCTTAATCAAAGAAGGTGAATGTTTTGGTGCCCGTGTTTTTCACAACGATAAAATTTTCAATTTGTATGCTAAAAAAGTAATCATTGCCAGTGGTGGTGTGGGCTCATTGTACGAATACCATACCAATGCACGTACTATTAGTGCGGATATGCAAGGCATTTGCTTAAGTCATGGTATTCAACTGGATGATATGGAAATGATGCAGTTTCACCCTACGGTATTTGTGCTAGGCAAAAGTGTTCGCAAGCAACTCTTAAGTGAGTCTTTGCGAGGGGAGGGGGCCATGATTGTGGATGAGGATGGTAAGCGTTTTGTTTTTGAATACGACAAACGTGGAGAACTTGCCCCTCGTGATGTGGTCAGTCGGGCAATCTTTGGGCATAAACAAAAAACAGGCAAAAATGTTTTTTTAGATTTAAGCGCTTTTTCACCCGAGCATTTTAAAGAGCGTTTTCCAAGTATCTATTTTAATATGCAAAATATGGGTTATGATGTCCCTGCACAAAGAGTACCCATCTCTCCAGCCTTTCACTATTCTATGGGGGGTATTAAAACAAATTTGCACGCAGAAGTTTTACATGTAAAAGATTTGTATGCTATAGGAGAGTGTGCGCACACAGGTGTGCATGGTGCAAATAGGTTGGCCAGTAACTCGTTGCTTGAGGGATTGGTTTTTGCCTTACGTGTTGCGCATGCGGTGGAGATTAGCATAGATAATGCAAAAGAGGTTTGTTTATTTAGTGAAGAAGAACATGCATTAATGCAAGAGAACGATAAGACATTAAAAAATGAGTTGCGTGATTTGATGTGGTGTTATGCGGGTATACTTCGAAATAAAGAGGGGTTGGGAAAAGCATACGAACGTGTTGAGGCAATGTTGAAATTGCCCATTGGAAGATTACTCACATTAAGATTGTTGGTTTCAAAAGAGATCATAACCAGTGCTCTAAGACGTAAAAAATCTTTAGGTGCACATTATTTATCAGAAAGGAAAATGTAG
- the nhaD gene encoding sodium:proton antiporter NhaD has translation MRIVLLLLAFMNTIWASSGEDLTTTWVGILCLIVFIVGYYAVATEENYHINKAKPALFMGTFIFILIGIYNFINGIDPTALTHSVDHLIFEIAEIFFFLFVAMTYIEVLIERQVFDKLKYNLVSKGYSYKKLFWLTGILAFFISPVADNLTTALILSTVLITIEKENKNFLVPGAINIVVAANAGGAWSPFGDITTLMAWMSGKGHFLDFFALFPASFIGWLVTAWLLSLFVPSDKPHFNASTEPKVSILMGGKMVIALGIVTIMSAVLCQQLFKLPPMWGMLFGLSLLKLYSYRLKRKRGQELNTFKMIGKIEHDTLLFFFGILAAVGGLHFLGYLDLAVKLYDSAGPIAVNIGVGFLSAIVDNVPVMSAVLKANPTMGLDQWLLVTLTAGIGGSLISFGSAAGVGVMGKLRGIYTFGSHMKYAWTVLVGYMLSLVIWYVQFEILGLY, from the coding sequence ATGCGAATTGTCTTGCTTTTACTAGCATTCATGAATACCATTTGGGCATCCAGTGGGGAAGATTTAACAACAACATGGGTTGGAATACTCTGTCTTATTGTCTTTATTGTCGGCTATTATGCGGTGGCAACGGAGGAAAATTATCATATCAATAAAGCTAAACCCGCCTTGTTTATGGGTACGTTTATTTTTATTCTGATAGGTATCTATAATTTTATCAATGGTATTGACCCAACTGCATTAACGCACAGTGTGGATCATCTTATTTTTGAAATTGCAGAGATTTTCTTTTTCTTATTTGTTGCAATGACGTACATTGAGGTTTTAATTGAACGACAAGTCTTTGACAAACTCAAATACAATTTGGTATCCAAAGGCTACAGTTATAAAAAGCTGTTTTGGCTAACAGGTATTTTAGCCTTCTTTATTAGCCCCGTGGCAGACAACTTGACAACGGCGCTTATTTTATCAACGGTTTTAATTACCATCGAAAAAGAGAATAAAAACTTTTTGGTTCCAGGGGCGATTAACATTGTGGTTGCTGCCAATGCAGGGGGTGCATGGAGCCCTTTTGGTGATATTACAACTTTAATGGCATGGATGTCTGGTAAAGGACACTTTCTTGACTTCTTTGCTCTTTTCCCTGCTTCATTTATTGGATGGCTTGTCACTGCATGGCTTTTATCTTTGTTTGTCCCTTCGGATAAACCTCATTTCAATGCCTCAACGGAGCCTAAAGTCTCTATATTGATGGGTGGGAAAATGGTGATTGCCTTAGGTATTGTCACCATTATGTCAGCGGTTTTATGCCAACAACTCTTTAAATTGCCTCCAATGTGGGGAATGCTTTTTGGTTTATCTTTGTTGAAATTGTACAGTTATCGTTTAAAACGTAAACGAGGGCAAGAGCTCAATACCTTTAAAATGATTGGTAAAATTGAGCACGATACTCTGCTTTTCTTTTTTGGTATTTTAGCAGCGGTGGGAGGGCTTCATTTTTTAGGGTACCTCGATTTAGCTGTAAAATTGTATGATAGCGCAGGACCAATAGCTGTTAATATTGGTGTTGGCTTCTTATCCGCTATTGTCGATAATGTACCTGTGATGAGTGCCGTGCTTAAAGCAAATCCTACGATGGGATTAGACCAATGGCTTTTAGTCACATTAACCGCAGGAATTGGAGGCAGTCTAATTAGCTTTGGTTCCGCCGCAGGGGTTGGTGTTATGGGAAAACTAAGAGGAATTTATACTTTTGGTTCTCATATGAAATACGCATGGACCGTGCTTGTGGGCTATATGCTTTCATTGGTCATTTGGTACGTGCAGTTTGAAATACTCGGTTTATATTAA